The genomic segment TGAGGCACTTGCGATAGTGTACCTCTGCCTCTTCGGTGCGGCGCAGCGTATTGAGTGCATTTGCCAGTGCATAATGCGCTTCAAGGAAATTGGGGTCTATATCTACGGCCTTTCGCAGTTTTTCTATACAACGGTCAAAGTCGCGGCGGCGCAAGAACTCCTTAGACTCTTCATACAGTTTTTCCGCTCTTTTATTGTTTGTACTCAACTGCGCATAAGAGGTGGCCGTAATCAACAGAAAAAAAGCAAGCCCGCAAAAGGCTAAAATTCGTTGAAACATTGTCGTTGGAAATGATAGTATTTCCATAACGACAAAAGTTATGCAAACTGCATACAAACCTGCCAAAAAATACACCGCTACCGGAACATGCGCAGCAGACGAATCAGGCCGGCAGGCAAACGGCTACGGTTGGCAATCTGCAAAATTTCGGGGTGTTGTCTGCAAAAATCGGGTGCCTCTTCGCGCAGAAAAACCGCCAATCGGCGTGCTTCGGGCAGGGCAAGCGCTTCATACAGGAAACTCAACCGCGCCAGTGTGTTTTCAAAAAGTGCCCATTGCAAAGCCTCGGGCGGGATGTTCCTTTTGACTTCGTAGCGCGCCTCCTCTGCCAACAATAAACCTGCATCGGCTGCCATGCGCAAGAGGTGCGCATCGGGCGACGACATACTATTGAGCAATCGCGCAAAAATGCGGGCATAGTCTTTGGCAAAACGTGCTTGTACGGCTACTCCTTTGGCATCTTTGTGCAACCGATAGCCCGATAAAACGGCTGTTGTCCCGATGAAGTCGCGCCCCTGCAAATACATGCGAAGGAATAAATCATAATCCATCCCGTAGTGCAGCGAGGTATCTATCAGCCCCACGGCTTGCAGTGCCTCTCTGCGAAAAAATGCCGAAGGTTGCGGAAAAGGCAGTTTGGCCAAATAAAGTGCCTCGGAGCAGGGAACGGGCGCTCCCTTTTCGGTTGTGGGGAAACCTTCGCCGAAAAGATGTGTTTTCCCATGCACAACCCATGCCTGCGGATGTTTGCCAAACAACTCGGCGACTGTATAGAGCGCATTGGGGAACAACACGTCATCGCTGTTGAGCCAAGTGATAATATCTCCGCCGGCTCGTTGCAAGCCTTTATTGATGGCATCGCTTTGCCCGTTGTCTTTTTCGCTGACCCACCAGTTGATGTGCGCGGCGTAACGGCGAATAATTTCCACAGAGCCATCGGTACTGCCCCCGTCTATCACAAAAAATTCCAGATTGGGGTAATCCTGTGCTATGACGGACTGAATCGTCTGTTCCAGAAAAGCTGACTGTTGAAAAGAGGGTGTAATAATGGTGATGCGGGGTAGCATGGGCGATACTGTGCAGTAAATATTGAGCAAAAGTAGCAACAACCGAGCGGTTAGAACAGCAAAACAACCTAACTTTAAGCGCAAGAACACCGGTTAAAATATGAGTCAAGTTATATGGATTACAGGGGCTTCCTCGGGCATAGGTGAGGCGCTTACTTATGCCTTCGCCAAAGACCCGAGCGTAAGATTGATACTTTCTGCCCGTCGGCGCGAAGAATTGGAGCGCGTGGCAAAAACTTGCGGGCTGCCACAGGAACAACTCCTGATTTTGCCCTTAGACCTTGCCGCAGGCCATACGCTCCCCGAAAAAGCCCAAGAAGCACTTGCCCAATTCGGCAAAGTGGATATTATGGTGCACAATGGCGGTGTCAGTCAGCGGGCGCTGGCCAAAGACACGCTTGTAGAGGTGGACAGGGCTATTATGGAAACCAATTTCTTTGGTGCACTGATTCTTACCAAGGCCTTACTGCCTTCAATGCTGGCGCGAAAGTCGGGGCGTTTTGTCGTTATCAGCAGTTCGGTCGGTAAGTTTGGCACACCTTTGCGCTCTACCTACGCCGCATCTAAACATGCGCTGCACGGCTTTTTTGATTCGCTGCGTGCCGAATGTTGGCGTGAAAATATCAAGGTACTAATCGTTTGCCCGGGCTACATCCGCACACAGGTTTCCGTAAATGCGTTCATCGGAACAGGCGAAAAACAGGGCACAATGGACGATGCACAAGCCAACGGTATTCCGGCAGAGGTCTGCGCAGAACGAATTCTGGCAGCCATCCGCAGCGATAAAGAAGAAATCAACGTGGCAGGCGCCAAGGAGTTGCTGGGCGTTTACGTGAAGCGATTCTTCCCTGCATTGTTCTCTAAAATGGTTCGCAAGATGAAAGTAACATGAGTGCGGATACGGCAACGCAAGCGATTTGCAAAAAGCAACAGGTCTTACAGCAAATCAACCGCGCCTATTTCCGCCACTTGCACCTCGGAGGGCTTCTTATCGGGCGATTTATTTACCTCCCTCACCTTGCGCCAAACAACGGCAATCACTCGGTCAATGGGTTGATTGTCTTTTAAACTCGTTCCTCGCACTCGCATGATGAGAAGGTTGTGATTTTTGCCCAACGATACGGCATAGCCGACACAGTCGGATTTAGGGTCTATATCGCTGACGCGGTCGGGGGGCAAGCCCTTGAACCAATGCCCTACGCCACTGTTGCAGTTGATGTTGGGTTGCATTTTGCTCATAAACAAATAGGCTTTCAACTGCTGCACCACTATCATATTGGCAGGTTCGCGCAGGCTTTGGCGGATGGAATCGTCGGAATAGCCCTTCGTGCGGCCGGCAAAGTCGTTGAACTGTTTCTCCATCCCGCGAAACAGTTGTACTGCCTGTTCGCCGCGCGCCTCGCGGTACTCTTCCAAATCAATATTGAGCAGCCCGAG from the Rhodoflexus caldus genome contains:
- a CDS encoding SDR family oxidoreductase; this encodes MSQVIWITGASSGIGEALTYAFAKDPSVRLILSARRREELERVAKTCGLPQEQLLILPLDLAAGHTLPEKAQEALAQFGKVDIMVHNGGVSQRALAKDTLVEVDRAIMETNFFGALILTKALLPSMLARKSGRFVVISSSVGKFGTPLRSTYAASKHALHGFFDSLRAECWRENIKVLIVCPGYIRTQVSVNAFIGTGEKQGTMDDAQANGIPAEVCAERILAAIRSDKEEINVAGAKELLGVYVKRFFPALFSKMVRKMKVT
- a CDS encoding glycosyltransferase family 2 protein; its protein translation is MLPRITIITPSFQQSAFLEQTIQSVIAQDYPNLEFFVIDGGSTDGSVEIIRRYAAHINWWVSEKDNGQSDAINKGLQRAGGDIITWLNSDDVLFPNALYTVAELFGKHPQAWVVHGKTHLFGEGFPTTEKGAPVPCSEALYLAKLPFPQPSAFFRREALQAVGLIDTSLHYGMDYDLFLRMYLQGRDFIGTTAVLSGYRLHKDAKGVAVQARFAKDYARIFARLLNSMSSPDAHLLRMAADAGLLLAEEARYEVKRNIPPEALQWALFENTLARLSFLYEALALPEARRLAVFLREEAPDFCRQHPEILQIANRSRLPAGLIRLLRMFR